The DNA region TGGCGGGAGGGCTCGGCACCAATGTCTGATGCAACCCACACGCCCTGGCTCACCATCATCGGCATCGGCGACAATGGGCTCGAAAGCCTGACGCCGGAGGCCCAGGCCATCGTCTGGCAGGCGGAAACGCTCGTCATCGGCGAGCGGCTGGATGCGGTCATCGACGGGTCGAGCCTGCCGGATCTGAAACGCATTCTGACCTGGGGGGCGGGCTTCCGCGAGACGCTCTCCGAAATCCTGAAGCTGCGCGGTACGCCGGTTACGGTGCTCGCCACCGGCGACCCCATGCATTTCGGCATCGGCGCGACGCTTCGGCGCTATGTGGCGGCCGAAGAAATGTTCGTGCTGCCGAGCCCATCGGCCTTTTCGCTCGCCGCTTCTAGGCTGGGCTGGCCGCTGCAATCGGTGACGCAGATCTCGCTGCATGGCCGCCCGCTCGCCTTCCTAAATCGGCATGTCATGCCGCGCGCCCGTATCCTGGCCCTGACCTCGGATGCGTCGACCGTGCAGGCAGCCGCCGTGCTGCTCGCCGAGCGCGGCTTTGGTGCCTCCGTTGTGCATGTGCTCGAACACATGGGCGGGACGAGGGAGCGCTTGCTGCGCATGACGGCGCTCGAAATGGCGGAGACCTGCCCGGTCATTTCGGATTTCAACACGCTGGCAATCGATTGCGCCTGGGACGGGCCTTTGCTGGCACCGGTGCCGGGCCTGCCCGACGAGGCCTTCCGTCACGACGGGCAGCTCACGAAACGTGAGATCCGCGCGGCAACGCTGGCCCAGCTCGCGCCCTTTCCGAATGCCCGTCTCTGGGATGTCGGCGCCGGCTGCGGCTCGATTGCGATTGAATGGATGCGATCAGGCATGGGCACCAGGGCGACCGCGATCGAGGCCAAGCCCGAACGGCTGGCGATGATCCGCGAGAATGCCGAAATCCTCGGCGTGCCCGATCTCGAGATCGTCGACGGCGAAGCGCCAATCGTTCTTGCGGGTTTGAAGACCCCGGACGTGATCTTCATCGGCGGCGGCATCAGCGGCGAGGGACTGTTCGAGGCCTGCTGGGCAGCGCTTGCCCCCGGCGGGCGTCTGGTCGCGAACGCCGTTACGATCGAAGGCGAGGCCAAGCTTGTCGAGCTTCGCAGCCTCCATGGCGGAGATCTCTCCCGCATTCAGGTGGCGCGCGCGGCCCCGGTTGGTCGCTATTGCGGCTGGAAGTCGCTGATGCCGGTAACGATGTGGACGGTCGTGAAGGGGGAGGGCGGATGACATTGCGACTTGGCCCCTCATCCCCCTGCCGGGACCTTCTCCCCGTGAACGGGGAGAAGGAGGCAAAACGCTGGCCGCACCGGCCTTCTCCCCGCCTGCGGGGAGAAGGTACCCGAAGGGCGGATCAGGGGCAATTGGCAATCCAGGAGCAGCGTACATGACCGGTAAACTCTATGGCCTTGGTCTCGGCCCCGGCGATCCGGAACTGTTGACGCTGAAGGCGCATCGCATTCTGACCAGCTGCCCGGTCGTGGCCTATCCGGCGCCCGATACCGGCCCAAGCTTTGCTCGCCAGATCGCCGCTCCCTATCTGACGGCCGCCCAGCTGGAAGTGCCGATCATCGTGCCAATGCGCGTCGAGCGTTTTCCGGCCCAGGACATCTATACCCAGGCCGCGGAGACGCTGTCACATCATCTCGATGCGGGCTCCGATGTCGCCGTGCTCTGTGAGGGTGACCCCTTCTTCTACGGCTCCTTCATGTATCTCTTCGAGCGCCTTGCCGACCGGTATCCGACCGAGGTCGTGCCGGGTGTCTCCTCGATGATGGCCGCCGCCGCTGGCCTCGGTCGCCCGCTCGCGGCCCGCAACGACGTGCTGACGGTGCTGCCGGGACCTCTTTCGGATCAAGAGCTTTCAGCCCGCATCGAGGCCTCCGGCGCCGTTGCCATTATCAAGCTTGGCCGGCATTTTGCGCGGATCCGCGCGCTGATCCAAAGCCTCGGGCTGACGGCCCAGGCCGGATACGCGGAGCGGGTCAGCCTTGCCGAACAGAAGCTGACGCCGCTCGGCGAGGTGTCCGAGGACACCGCGCCCTATTTCTCGATGATCCTGATCTACAAGGGTGAGGAGCGCTGGCATCCGGCACTCGCCAAGACGCTGGGAAGCGGGGCCTGATGGCGGGTATCGTGGCATCCCCGGTGAAACCGGTCGTCGTCATCCTCAGTGAGGCAGCCGCTTCGCTTGGCCGCCGCATTGCGGCGGAACTTGATGGCGAGCTGCACGGTGCCTCCTCCCGCGTGACGGACGCTGATATCCGGTTTTCCTCTGCCAAGGACCATGTCCAGACGCTGTTTTCCGCCGGTCGGCCGATCGTCGCCGTGATGGCCTCCGGCGCTCTGATCCGGCTGCTCGCGCCGCTGCTGTCAGACAAACACGCCGAGCCCCCGGTGCTCGCCGTCGCCGAGGACGGTTCTTCCGTTGTGCCATTGCTCGGCGGTCATCATGGTGCCAATGATCTCGCACGGCAGATTGCCTCGGCGCTTGGCGCCCATGCCGCGATTACCACAGCGGGTGATCTCAAGTTTGGCGTGGCACTCGATCAGCCGCCTTATGGTTATGCGCTTGCCAATCCGCAGAATGCCAAGGCCGTCATGGCAGAGCTCGTCGCGGGGGCGGGTGTGCGGCTGGACCTTCCTTCTCCCCGGCTGCGGGGAGAAGGTGCCCGAAGGGCGGATGAGGGGCTGATTGAGCCCGGTGCGCAAGACCTGCCCCTCACCCCGGCCCTCTCCCCGCAGGCGGGGAGAGGGGGTATCGCCGCCTGGCTCATCCAATCCCGACTTCCATTCCAACAAGAGGCCCGCGTGACGCTCACCGTGACCGACCAACAGAAGACCGCCGGCGAGCTGGAACTCGTCTATCATCCGAAGACGCTGGTGCTCGGCATGGGCTGCGAGCGGCATGCAAAGCCGGAAGAGGCCATCGCGCTCGCCGAGGAAGCACTCGCCAAGGGAGGTTTTGCGAGGGAAAGCCTGGCGGCCGTCTGCTCGATCGACCTGAAGGCAGATGAGACGGCGATCCATGCGGCGGCCGCCCATTTCGGCGTGCCGGCCCGCTTCTTTGACGCAGCGACGCTCGAAGCCGAAGCACCGCGTCTGAAGAACCCCTCCGAAGTCGTCTTCGCCGAAGTCGGCTGCCACGGCGTGGCGGAAGGGGCGGCCCTTGCTGCTGTCGGCGCTGCTGGCGAACTCGTCGTCGAAAAGATCAAGTCGAAGGGCGCCACGGCCGCGATCGCGAGCGCTGCAGACATCGTGGACCCGAAGACGATTGGCCGTGCCCGGGGCACGCTTTTCGTTGTCGGCATCGGCCCGGGCTCGGACGGCTGGCGGTCGCCCGAGGTCTCGCGCATGGTCGCGGCCTCCACCGATCTCGTCGGTTACTCCCTCTATCTCGATCTGCTCGGGCCTCTGGCGGACGGCAAGACCCGTCACGATTTCGACCTCGGCAAGGAAGAGGCGCGCGTCGTGCATGCCATGGAACTGGCGGGCGAGGGCAGGACGGTGGCGCTGGTTTGTTCTGGTGACGCCGGCATCTATGCCATGGCGACGCTGGTTTTCGAACTCTTCGATAAGGGCGGCATCACCGATGCCGCAAGCCGGATCGAAGTGCAGGTCTCGCCCGGCATCTCCGCACTCCAGGCTGCCGCCGCCCGCATCGGCGCGCCGCTCGGCCATGATTTCTGCACCATCTCGCTGTCGGACCTTCTGACTCCCTGGGAGCATATCCAGCGCCGGGTGAAGGCGGCAGGCGAGGGCGATTTCGTCATCGCCTTCTACAACCCGGTATCGATGAAGCGCCGCACGCAGCTGGCTTACGCCCGGGACGATTTGCTGAAATATCGCCCGGCGACGACGCCGGTCATCCTCGCCACCAATCTTGGCCGCGAGGGCGAAAACGTTCGCACCGTGCCGCTGGGCGAGTTGAACGTCGACGATGTCGACATGCTGACCGTCGTAGTGGTCGGCTCGTCCGAGAGCCGGACGGTGACGACTGGCGACGGCAAGACCTGGGTTTACACGCCTCGTGGTTATTCGGGGAAGGCAGACAGTGGCATGAAGGGAAGTGAAGCATGACCGTCTATTTCATTGGCGCCGGCCCCGGAGCCCCCGATCTGATCACCGTACGCGGCCTGCGGCTCATCGAGCGCTGCCCGGTGTGCCTCTATGCGGGCTCGCTGGTGCCGGAGGAGATCGTCAAGGCGGCCCCTGAAGATGCCCTCGTCAGGGACACGGCTCCCATGCATCTCGACGAGATCATCGCCGAAATCGAGGCAGCCCATGCGCGCGGCGAGGATGTCGCCCGTGTGCATTCCGGCGACCCGTCGATCTATGGTGCAATCGCCGAACAGATGCGACGGCTCGATGCGGCAGGCATTCCCTATGACGTCGTCCCCGGCGTACCGGCCTTCGCTGCGACCGCAGCACGCCTGAAGACCGAGCTCACTTTGCCGGAAATCGCCCAGACGGTCATCGTCACCCGCACCGAGATGAAGGCATCTTCGATGCCGGAATTTGAGACGCTGGAGATCCTCGGCAAGTCGCGGGCGACGCTTGCGATCCACCTGTCGATCCGCAATCTCACCCATATCCGCGATACCCT from Rhizobium glycinendophyticum includes:
- the cbiE gene encoding precorrin-6y C5,15-methyltransferase (decarboxylating) subunit CbiE → MSDATHTPWLTIIGIGDNGLESLTPEAQAIVWQAETLVIGERLDAVIDGSSLPDLKRILTWGAGFRETLSEILKLRGTPVTVLATGDPMHFGIGATLRRYVAAEEMFVLPSPSAFSLAASRLGWPLQSVTQISLHGRPLAFLNRHVMPRARILALTSDASTVQAAAVLLAERGFGASVVHVLEHMGGTRERLLRMTALEMAETCPVISDFNTLAIDCAWDGPLLAPVPGLPDEAFRHDGQLTKREIRAATLAQLAPFPNARLWDVGAGCGSIAIEWMRSGMGTRATAIEAKPERLAMIRENAEILGVPDLEIVDGEAPIVLAGLKTPDVIFIGGGISGEGLFEACWAALAPGGRLVANAVTIEGEAKLVELRSLHGGDLSRIQVARAAPVGRYCGWKSLMPVTMWTVVKGEGG
- the cobI gene encoding precorrin-2 C(20)-methyltransferase, with amino-acid sequence MTGKLYGLGLGPGDPELLTLKAHRILTSCPVVAYPAPDTGPSFARQIAAPYLTAAQLEVPIIVPMRVERFPAQDIYTQAAETLSHHLDAGSDVAVLCEGDPFFYGSFMYLFERLADRYPTEVVPGVSSMMAAAAGLGRPLAARNDVLTVLPGPLSDQELSARIEASGAVAIIKLGRHFARIRALIQSLGLTAQAGYAERVSLAEQKLTPLGEVSEDTAPYFSMILIYKGEERWHPALAKTLGSGA
- the cobJ gene encoding precorrin-3B C(17)-methyltransferase, which produces MAGIVASPVKPVVVILSEAAASLGRRIAAELDGELHGASSRVTDADIRFSSAKDHVQTLFSAGRPIVAVMASGALIRLLAPLLSDKHAEPPVLAVAEDGSSVVPLLGGHHGANDLARQIASALGAHAAITTAGDLKFGVALDQPPYGYALANPQNAKAVMAELVAGAGVRLDLPSPRLRGEGARRADEGLIEPGAQDLPLTPALSPQAGRGGIAAWLIQSRLPFQQEARVTLTVTDQQKTAGELELVYHPKTLVLGMGCERHAKPEEAIALAEEALAKGGFARESLAAVCSIDLKADETAIHAAAAHFGVPARFFDAATLEAEAPRLKNPSEVVFAEVGCHGVAEGAALAAVGAAGELVVEKIKSKGATAAIASAADIVDPKTIGRARGTLFVVGIGPGSDGWRSPEVSRMVAASTDLVGYSLYLDLLGPLADGKTRHDFDLGKEEARVVHAMELAGEGRTVALVCSGDAGIYAMATLVFELFDKGGITDAASRIEVQVSPGISALQAAAARIGAPLGHDFCTISLSDLLTPWEHIQRRVKAAGEGDFVIAFYNPVSMKRRTQLAYARDDLLKYRPATTPVILATNLGREGENVRTVPLGELNVDDVDMLTVVVVGSSESRTVTTGDGKTWVYTPRGYSGKADSGMKGSEA
- the cobM gene encoding precorrin-4 C(11)-methyltransferase — protein: MTVYFIGAGPGAPDLITVRGLRLIERCPVCLYAGSLVPEEIVKAAPEDALVRDTAPMHLDEIIAEIEAAHARGEDVARVHSGDPSIYGAIAEQMRRLDAAGIPYDVVPGVPAFAATAARLKTELTLPEIAQTVIVTRTEMKASSMPEFETLEILGKSRATLAIHLSIRNLTHIRDTLSPYYGEDCPVVIAYRSTWPDELFIRTTLKDMAEEVRKAKITRTALIMVGKVFGHVEFRDSDLYNSDFSHVLRNVGKKKKASA